From the genome of Maribacter algicola, one region includes:
- a CDS encoding ThuA domain-containing protein — translation MIKIFKLKHVLLSTFLILLFSCKEEKKQPETKEAKTENPLHIVFVTGDEEYRSEESMPMLASIAKRELNAKVTVCYALDSTGTIDPNRTDHISNLNALEDADLMVIFTRFRQLPEDERNYISNYVESGKPIVGFRTATHAFNYEDPALEYWNNEWPTKVFGQQWITHHGHFDDGKFPVTEITALDSTNQILNGFKPFQAYSWLYHVDGGDWSLYGDSQPILQGHSLKSQHEIDGNLDKFPLTNPVAWTKSYTGNSGKKARVFFTTLGHPYDFKMPEVRKIAMNGIFWALGKENQIPENGVNVTLSTPFEPNNSGFGKKYKLNRKPQPIQ, via the coding sequence ATGATCAAAATATTCAAGTTGAAACACGTTTTGCTATCCACATTTCTTATACTTCTTTTTTCCTGCAAAGAAGAAAAAAAGCAACCCGAAACCAAAGAAGCAAAAACTGAAAATCCCCTCCATATCGTTTTTGTTACTGGGGATGAGGAATATCGTTCCGAGGAGTCCATGCCCATGCTCGCCTCTATTGCCAAAAGGGAGTTGAACGCCAAGGTAACCGTTTGCTATGCCTTGGATTCCACAGGTACGATAGACCCCAATAGAACGGACCATATTTCCAACTTGAATGCGCTTGAGGATGCTGACTTAATGGTCATTTTCACTCGGTTTCGCCAATTGCCGGAGGATGAACGGAATTACATCTCCAATTACGTGGAATCTGGAAAACCAATTGTAGGGTTTAGAACGGCCACACATGCCTTCAATTATGAAGACCCTGCCTTGGAATATTGGAACAACGAGTGGCCCACCAAAGTATTCGGCCAACAATGGATTACCCACCATGGTCATTTCGATGATGGAAAATTCCCAGTAACCGAAATTACGGCCTTGGACTCCACCAATCAAATCCTAAACGGGTTCAAACCTTTTCAAGCATATTCTTGGCTCTATCATGTGGATGGGGGGGATTGGAGCCTCTATGGGGATTCACAGCCTATTCTCCAAGGACATTCCTTAAAATCCCAACATGAAATCGATGGTAACTTGGATAAGTTCCCGCTGACAAACCCAGTAGCCTGGACCAAAAGCTATACCGGAAATAGCGGTAAAAAGGCAAGGGTATTTTTTACTACACTGGGGCACCCCTATGATTTTAAAATGCCGGAGGTACGGAAAATTGCCATGAACGGAATTTTCTGGGCTTTGGGCAAGGAAAATCAAATTCCTGAAAATGGGGTGAACGTGACCTTATCAACACCGTTTGAACCCAACAACTCCGGGTTCGGTAAAAAATACAAATTGAACCGAAAGCCACAACCGATTCAATAA
- a CDS encoding OstA-like protein: MLRYILLGTLSLLLTFSGFSQETAEEPKQINIVYGANFTKNETEYPGASIFSKDERQVQFEHQGADLWCDVAIYFQRENRLEAIGNVLLKQGDSIEMTAKKINYQGDEKLAKAWGDVVLKNAQMTLRTDTLRLDRIKQEAYYQDNGTVIDSANTLTSKIGRYFMELKKYQFLDSVHIDNPEYILDSEQLDYYTTSKNAYMYGPSTIVGETYKIYCERGFYDTKVESGYGIKNTKINYNNRIVEGDSVYFNKAREFASATNNITVTDTINNGVIRAHYAEVHKAKDSVFATKRAVSILVQELDSLYVHGDTLMVTGKPEERITRAFRNAKFFKKDLSGKCDSIHSEEKTGITQLIKNPILWNGANQMTGDSIHLISNLETEKLDSLKVLENAFIISLDSISKKGYNQAKGINLYGQFIENELKIIDLVQNTEVIYYMYNDDDELIGIDKTVCSAIRITMANNDVEDLTFFTNPDGTIYTEAELPENSRILKGFIWRGDERILTKDDIFDEDDNNIELVTIRGIDNPIDIDAEEEERSQNNSDPVNNITNSKATNPRKKNSTKK, from the coding sequence GTGTTGCGTTATATCCTATTGGGAACCTTGTCCCTGCTCTTAACCTTTTCCGGTTTCTCTCAAGAAACCGCTGAAGAGCCTAAACAAATCAATATTGTTTATGGGGCCAATTTCACAAAAAACGAAACTGAATATCCCGGAGCTTCTATTTTCAGTAAAGATGAAAGACAGGTCCAGTTTGAACACCAAGGTGCCGACCTTTGGTGTGACGTGGCCATCTATTTTCAAAGAGAAAACCGTCTCGAGGCCATTGGCAATGTGCTTTTAAAACAAGGGGATTCCATAGAGATGACCGCGAAAAAAATAAACTACCAGGGTGACGAAAAACTAGCAAAGGCGTGGGGGGATGTAGTTCTAAAGAACGCACAAATGACCCTACGAACAGACACCTTACGCTTGGACAGAATCAAACAAGAGGCCTACTATCAGGACAATGGTACCGTAATAGATTCCGCCAATACCTTGACCAGCAAAATAGGTAGGTATTTTATGGAGTTAAAGAAATATCAGTTTTTGGACAGTGTCCATATCGATAATCCGGAGTACATATTGGATTCGGAGCAACTGGATTATTATACAACCTCCAAAAATGCCTACATGTACGGTCCTTCGACCATAGTTGGGGAAACCTATAAAATCTATTGCGAAAGAGGGTTTTACGACACCAAGGTGGAGAGTGGCTACGGCATAAAAAATACGAAAATCAATTATAACAATCGCATCGTAGAGGGGGATAGCGTTTATTTTAACAAGGCCAGGGAATTTGCATCGGCAACCAATAATATCACCGTTACGGACACCATAAACAATGGAGTAATAAGAGCCCATTATGCCGAAGTCCATAAAGCAAAAGATTCGGTTTTCGCCACGAAAAGGGCCGTATCCATACTTGTGCAAGAACTCGATTCGCTTTATGTACATGGCGATACCCTGATGGTCACTGGAAAACCGGAAGAACGGATTACAAGGGCCTTTAGAAATGCCAAGTTCTTTAAAAAAGACCTTAGCGGCAAGTGTGATTCCATCCATTCCGAGGAAAAAACAGGTATCACGCAACTCATAAAAAACCCCATTTTATGGAACGGGGCCAACCAAATGACAGGCGACAGTATACACTTAATTTCAAACTTGGAAACGGAAAAACTCGATTCACTCAAAGTTCTTGAAAACGCCTTTATCATCTCCTTGGATAGTATCAGTAAAAAAGGATATAACCAAGCCAAGGGTATTAATTTGTACGGTCAATTTATAGAAAACGAGTTAAAGATCATTGACCTTGTCCAAAATACTGAAGTTATCTATTACATGTATAACGATGACGATGAACTCATTGGAATAGATAAAACAGTCTGTAGTGCCATTAGAATAACCATGGCCAATAACGATGTGGAAGACCTTACTTTTTTTACCAATCCAGACGGGACTATTTACACGGAAGCAGAACTTCCGGAAAATAGTAGGATCCTTAAGGGTTTTATTTGGCGTGGGGATGAACGTATCCTTACCAAGGATGATATTTTTGATGAAGATGACAACAACATTGAATTGGTGACCATTAGGGGTATCGATAATCCCATAGATATTGATGCGGAGGAAGAGGAACGGAGTCAAAATAACAGTGATCCGGTCAACAATATTACCAATTCCAAAGCAACGAACCCAAGGAAAAAGAATTCCACAAAAAAATAA
- a CDS encoding aspartate aminotransferase family protein translates to MKEDFLKYQAQTSLYPLAMEISHAKGSYIYDVQGNTHLDFVAGVSACSLGHCHPKVVEAIKKQADEYMHVMVYGEYAQSPAIEYAKLLQQNLPPNLEVTYLVNSGTEAMEGALKLARRYTGRSQIIAAHNAYHGNTMGSLSLMDYEERKAPFRPLIPDVHHIRFNQDEDINLITEKTACVVLETIQGGAGFIVPENDYLKKISKKCKEVGALLILDEIQPGFGRTGKLFAFEHFNCAPDILVIGKGMASGMPVGAFIAGRTIMDTLSDGPKMGHITTFGGNPVIAAASLATLQVLLDTPLIAETLEKEKLFRETLTHPKIKEIRGKGLMLALIMETPEIADRLVLTAKENNLILFWLLFEKRAVRISPPLTISKEEILVGCKVILDILDGI, encoded by the coding sequence ATGAAAGAGGACTTCCTCAAATATCAGGCACAGACTTCCCTATATCCATTGGCAATGGAAATCTCACATGCCAAGGGCAGCTATATTTATGATGTTCAAGGAAATACCCATTTGGATTTTGTTGCAGGAGTATCGGCCTGCAGCTTAGGACATTGTCATCCAAAAGTAGTTGAGGCCATTAAAAAACAGGCCGATGAATATATGCATGTGATGGTGTATGGCGAATATGCACAATCCCCTGCCATCGAATATGCAAAACTGTTGCAACAAAACCTCCCCCCCAATCTTGAAGTTACCTATTTGGTCAATTCGGGAACGGAGGCCATGGAAGGGGCCCTAAAACTGGCTCGACGATATACGGGCAGATCGCAAATTATTGCAGCCCATAACGCCTATCACGGTAACACGATGGGCAGTTTGAGCCTCATGGACTATGAGGAAAGAAAAGCGCCATTTAGACCCTTAATCCCGGATGTACACCACATACGATTTAATCAAGATGAGGATATCAATTTGATTACCGAAAAAACCGCCTGTGTAGTGCTTGAAACCATACAGGGTGGCGCCGGATTTATAGTGCCCGAAAACGACTATTTAAAAAAAATAAGTAAAAAGTGCAAAGAGGTAGGTGCCCTATTGATTTTGGATGAAATACAACCTGGTTTTGGAAGAACGGGAAAACTATTTGCCTTTGAACATTTTAACTGTGCCCCGGATATACTGGTAATTGGCAAAGGAATGGCCTCAGGAATGCCCGTAGGTGCCTTTATTGCGGGTCGCACCATTATGGACACTTTAAGCGATGGCCCAAAAATGGGGCATATCACCACGTTTGGGGGCAACCCCGTCATTGCCGCCGCTAGCCTTGCAACACTTCAAGTACTCCTGGATACACCCTTGATTGCGGAAACCCTTGAAAAGGAAAAATTGTTCAGGGAAACCCTGACCCATCCCAAAATCAAGGAAATTAGGGGAAAAGGGCTAATGCTGGCCTTAATCATGGAAACTCCGGAAATAGCGGATAGATTGGTTTTGACAGCCAAGGAAAACAACCTCATTCTATTTTGGCTACTTTTTGAAAAAAGGGCCGTTCGCATTTCCCCGCCTTTAACCATTTCTAAGGAAGAAATTTTAGTAGGATGTAAGGTTATTCTTGATATTCTTGACGGAATCTGA
- a CDS encoding tetratricopeptide repeat protein yields the protein MALESNERPDKPITKFESMLKTDDVYFFDAEDFEDIIHYYLNNGKISLAKKGIKIGLQQHPGSIELKLLQVEVLVFENHLENAEKLLDELELLDMNNEEIYIQRANIFSKKDNHEAAVSLLQKALEFTSDSFDIYSLLGMEYLFMDDFKLAKESFMKCVEFDNEDYSSLYNVIYCFEFLEDYDGAIYYLNEYLDKNPYCQVAWHQLGKQYYEKHMYQEALTSFDFAIISDDSFIGAYFEKGKVLEKLGNYAEAIENYETTITIEDPTSHAFLRIGKCYEKLKNKEMAKYYFYQTVHEDPLLDKGWLAITNFYYNNKNYEKALYYINKALNIDGENPLYWKKCANINFALENYDQADFAYKQVVDLGNYELETWLKWADVAHFNGDTLSALQILSQGREFYPKNLKIIYKSVGFNLIQKDFINARICLLDALKLDKKRKQLHLFNKQFPQYSNSEWINTILANYKKAS from the coding sequence ATGGCGTTAGAATCTAACGAAAGACCTGACAAGCCCATTACCAAGTTTGAATCGATGCTCAAGACCGATGATGTCTATTTTTTTGACGCTGAGGACTTTGAGGACATAATACATTACTATCTCAACAATGGTAAGATTTCTTTGGCTAAAAAGGGGATTAAAATAGGTTTACAACAACACCCGGGTTCCATAGAACTTAAACTTTTACAGGTGGAGGTGTTGGTATTTGAAAACCATTTGGAGAATGCGGAGAAGTTATTGGATGAATTGGAGTTGTTAGATATGAACAACGAAGAAATTTACATCCAAAGGGCCAATATATTTTCCAAAAAGGACAATCACGAAGCGGCAGTTTCCCTACTTCAAAAGGCACTGGAGTTTACTTCGGATTCTTTTGACATCTATTCCTTGCTGGGCATGGAATATTTGTTCATGGACGACTTTAAATTGGCCAAGGAAAGTTTTATGAAATGTGTGGAGTTCGATAATGAGGATTACTCTTCGCTTTATAACGTCATCTACTGTTTTGAATTTTTGGAGGACTATGACGGGGCCATATATTACCTGAACGAATACTTGGACAAAAACCCCTATTGCCAAGTAGCTTGGCACCAATTGGGTAAACAGTACTATGAGAAACATATGTATCAAGAAGCCCTCACCTCATTTGACTTTGCCATTATTTCAGATGATTCCTTCATTGGCGCCTATTTTGAAAAAGGCAAAGTGTTGGAGAAACTCGGGAATTATGCGGAGGCCATTGAAAATTATGAGACCACCATCACTATAGAGGACCCTACTTCACATGCCTTTCTTCGCATAGGGAAATGCTACGAAAAGTTGAAAAACAAGGAAATGGCAAAGTACTATTTTTACCAAACCGTTCATGAAGATCCCTTGCTGGACAAAGGTTGGTTGGCCATTACGAACTTTTACTACAACAACAAAAACTACGAAAAGGCACTTTATTATATAAACAAGGCATTGAACATTGATGGGGAAAACCCACTGTATTGGAAAAAATGTGCCAACATCAATTTTGCCTTAGAGAATTATGACCAAGCCGATTTCGCCTACAAACAAGTGGTGGATTTAGGAAACTATGAATTGGAAACATGGTTAAAGTGGGCCGATGTTGCCCATTTTAATGGCGACACCTTGTCCGCCTTACAAATTCTCTCACAAGGGCGGGAATTTTATCCAAAAAATCTTAAGATAATCTATAAATCTGTTGGGTTCAATTTGATTCAAAAGGATTTCATCAACGCCAGAATCTGCCTTTTGGATGCCTTAAAACTGGATAAAAAACGCAAACAACTTCATCTTTTTAACAAACAATTTCCCCAATACAGCAATTCCGAATGGATTAATACTATTTTAGCAAACTACAAAAAAGCTTCTTGA
- a CDS encoding DUF368 domain-containing protein — translation MGNRNFLEYVFITLKGMAMGAADVVPGVSGGTIAFISGIYEELITAINNINLGLLKTWRTNGFKSVWKIVNGNFLLALFTGIFISLFSLATLVSWLLDNQPVLLWSFFFGLVLASVFFVGKEIKQWNLGIVFSLIMGALVAFYITTLPPSDNIESLPYLFISGALAVCAMILPGISGAFILVLLGSYKTILDAVHSRDFAVIITVALGAVFGLLSFARLLKWMFTHYKNITLAILTGFILGSLNKIWPWKRILETKVFGNKTVVIDTNTSPLNYDGDPQILYAIIAALIGFSLIFILERTASKK, via the coding sequence ATGGGAAATAGAAATTTTTTAGAGTATGTATTTATCACACTCAAAGGAATGGCCATGGGTGCCGCTGATGTTGTGCCCGGCGTTTCAGGAGGTACGATCGCGTTTATATCAGGAATTTACGAAGAACTGATCACAGCTATCAACAACATCAATCTTGGACTATTGAAAACCTGGAGAACCAATGGTTTTAAATCTGTTTGGAAGATTGTCAATGGAAATTTTCTACTCGCACTTTTTACCGGTATTTTTATAAGCCTCTTTTCTTTGGCCACTTTGGTAAGTTGGTTGTTGGATAACCAGCCGGTGTTGCTTTGGTCCTTCTTTTTTGGGTTGGTGTTGGCCAGTGTCTTTTTTGTAGGCAAGGAAATCAAACAATGGAATTTGGGAATCGTCTTTTCTTTGATTATGGGAGCCTTGGTGGCCTTTTACATTACCACTCTTCCACCCAGCGACAATATTGAAAGCCTTCCGTATCTCTTTATTTCTGGGGCATTGGCCGTTTGCGCCATGATATTGCCCGGAATCTCCGGGGCCTTTATTCTGGTGCTTTTAGGATCGTACAAAACCATATTGGATGCGGTCCACAGCAGGGATTTTGCGGTAATTATAACGGTTGCTCTAGGCGCTGTTTTTGGACTTTTAAGTTTCGCCCGATTGTTAAAATGGATGTTCACCCACTATAAGAACATTACGTTGGCCATACTTACCGGTTTTATTCTGGGATCGCTCAATAAAATATGGCCTTGGAAACGCATCTTGGAAACCAAGGTATTTGGAAATAAAACGGTTGTAATAGATACGAATACATCTCCCTTGAATTATGATGGAGACCCTCAAATATTATATGCCATCATTGCAGCCCTCATAGGTTTTTCCCTTATTTTTATCTTGGAAAGAACAGCTTCCAAAAAGTAA
- a CDS encoding DUF368 domain-containing protein, which yields MNDTRTLLDKLFLVVKGLCMGAANKVPGVSGGIVAFVAGFYEEFIYSLQKVNIKAFKLLISGRFKSFYRYINGPFLTLLIFGMLVSYFSVSKVLDYFLVKKELYVWAAFFGMIVGSIYYIGKDFGHWTKKTVSAALFGLVVGVAISFLSPAKENDNLFFIFFCGMISVSGMTLPGLSGSFILILLGNYVLLLVDSVNALYDTFSEIFVGDFSFVSNAERLRTLKILAVFTLGSATGLVTLSHILSYVLKHYKHISTAVILGFITGSLGVVWPWKKTIFKEDAEGNILLDSNGKEIIINYERYLPDVGLSETWWAFFFIILGISILLLLDWYGKNRKRFA from the coding sequence ATGAACGATACTAGAACTTTACTGGATAAACTATTTTTAGTGGTCAAAGGGCTATGTATGGGCGCTGCCAACAAGGTACCTGGAGTTTCAGGTGGCATTGTGGCCTTTGTAGCCGGTTTTTACGAAGAATTCATATACTCACTTCAAAAAGTAAACATAAAGGCCTTTAAACTATTGATAAGTGGCCGTTTCAAAAGCTTTTATAGATATATCAACGGCCCATTTCTCACTTTATTGATTTTTGGGATGTTGGTAAGCTACTTCAGCGTTTCCAAGGTACTCGATTATTTTCTGGTGAAAAAGGAACTTTATGTTTGGGCCGCTTTCTTTGGGATGATCGTAGGCTCTATTTATTATATAGGCAAGGACTTTGGCCATTGGACGAAAAAGACGGTTTCCGCTGCTCTTTTTGGACTGGTTGTAGGGGTCGCCATTAGCTTTTTAAGTCCGGCAAAGGAAAATGACAACCTATTTTTTATTTTCTTTTGTGGAATGATCAGTGTTTCCGGCATGACGCTTCCCGGATTATCTGGCTCGTTCATTCTTATTTTGCTCGGGAATTATGTACTGCTCTTGGTAGATTCCGTGAACGCGCTCTATGATACTTTTTCCGAAATATTTGTGGGGGATTTTAGTTTCGTCTCCAATGCGGAACGCCTGAGGACACTAAAAATCCTGGCCGTGTTCACCTTAGGTTCCGCTACAGGTTTGGTGACACTGTCCCATATTCTCAGCTATGTGCTCAAACATTATAAACACATTTCTACGGCGGTCATCCTAGGGTTCATAACTGGGTCCTTGGGCGTTGTATGGCCTTGGAAAAAAACAATTTTTAAGGAGGATGCAGAGGGAAACATCCTTTTGGACTCCAATGGAAAGGAGATAATAATAAACTATGAACGCTATCTTCCAGATGTTGGATTGTCCGAAACTTGGTGGGCCTTCTTCTTTATAATTCTGGGTATTAGTATTTTATTACTTTTGGATTGGTATGGAAAAAACAGGAAACGGTTTGCGTAG
- a CDS encoding shikimate dehydrogenase family protein, whose protein sequence is MEKTGNGLRRFGLIGRNISYSFSRGYFAKKFKALGLENHRYENFDIQSIDEFTSVISNIENLIGLNVTIPYKQEVIPFLDELDASAAQIGAVNTIKIEEGHLKGYNTDAYGFQKSLEPFLKTYHTKALILGTGGASKAIAFVLEKLSIDFSFVSRTSKSGGLTYEKLSEAIVNDHLLIINCTPLGTFPNVEDKPAIPYEFLGPQHLLFDLIYNPVKTEFLNLGEAKGASILNGLSMLELQAERAWEIWNE, encoded by the coding sequence ATGGAAAAAACAGGAAACGGTTTGCGTAGGTTCGGTTTGATTGGTAGAAATATCTCCTACTCCTTCTCAAGAGGCTATTTTGCCAAGAAATTTAAAGCGCTTGGTCTGGAAAACCATCGGTATGAAAACTTTGATATCCAATCCATTGATGAATTTACGTCGGTTATTTCCAATATCGAAAACCTCATCGGCTTAAACGTTACCATTCCCTACAAACAGGAGGTAATCCCATTTTTAGATGAACTTGATGCTTCAGCGGCTCAAATCGGTGCAGTTAACACCATAAAAATAGAAGAGGGTCATTTAAAGGGCTACAATACCGATGCTTATGGTTTTCAAAAATCCTTGGAGCCCTTTTTAAAAACCTATCATACGAAAGCCCTAATCTTGGGAACTGGTGGCGCATCCAAAGCCATTGCCTTTGTCCTCGAAAAATTGAGCATTGATTTTTCATTCGTTTCCAGAACCTCTAAATCTGGTGGGCTTACCTACGAAAAACTATCGGAAGCAATTGTAAATGACCATTTGTTGATCATAAACTGTACTCCATTGGGTACATTCCCCAATGTAGAGGATAAACCCGCCATACCCTATGAATTTTTAGGCCCCCAACACCTTTTGTTCGATTTGATATACAATCCGGTAAAAACAGAATTTTTAAACTTGGGAGAGGCCAAGGGCGCCAGTATTTTGAACGGTTTAAGTATGTTGGAGCTACAGGCGGAAAGGGCCTGGGAAATCTGGAACGAATAG
- a CDS encoding DUF349 domain-containing protein: MSEENEKKATEENVAEEKTEITNPEESVQDESVVGEVKESAEKESTEPVKVSMEPVKEVDVLDEIDESNAEDAEDTENQKRHEIPLLDYHSMSMENLVGELQKLVRNEKVQAIRKHVDSIKDEFNLKFQDFIEQKKEDFVANGGNEIDFKYNSVTKRQFNEVYTDYKEKRNQYYKNLEKNHNENLAYRLELIENLKGLVNVDEDMNTTYKTFKEIQEKWRNAGPVPRAEYNNVWRTYHHHIEIFYDFLHLNRELRDLDFKHNLEEKLKIVERAEALAVEPDLNKAFRELQVLHKIWKEDIGPVGKEHREDVWDRFSGATKVIHERRQEYFKELDKLSEKNLERKNEIIQEILKLSENVSNNHGGIQKQIKHLEELRDLFFKAGKVPQKDNEKTWSTFKNAVRSFNRNKNAFYKNLKKDQQDNLDKKRALLDIAVSLKDSEDFETATNEMKRIQGEWKKIGHVPRKYSDKLWKDFKNACNHYFDRLHASKNDSYKEELENLDKKEAILKNLKEFKLSGKKENDIKEIQKMLDAWKVIGHVPFKQKIINQKFNKIIDALFTKLNVSPQESELLKYGNKIQKLKEDDNQELAIQKERSFIKKKIEDSKNEIRQLENNLQFFSDDSENNPLVQDVINRVEKHKEALDSWKTKLKKLNILRNNLEKDAEEESDFPKEE, from the coding sequence ATGTCTGAAGAAAACGAGAAAAAAGCAACCGAAGAAAACGTAGCCGAGGAAAAAACCGAAATCACAAACCCGGAGGAATCCGTTCAGGATGAGTCCGTTGTTGGGGAAGTAAAAGAAAGTGCTGAAAAAGAAAGTACGGAACCGGTAAAAGTAAGCATGGAACCGGTAAAGGAAGTCGATGTCCTAGATGAAATCGATGAAAGTAATGCAGAGGATGCCGAGGATACGGAAAACCAAAAGAGACATGAAATTCCATTATTGGATTACCACTCCATGTCCATGGAAAATCTCGTTGGCGAGCTTCAAAAACTGGTACGGAATGAAAAGGTCCAGGCCATTAGAAAGCACGTGGATTCCATTAAGGATGAGTTCAATCTAAAGTTTCAGGATTTTATCGAGCAAAAAAAGGAAGATTTCGTGGCCAATGGAGGTAATGAAATCGACTTTAAATACAATTCCGTCACCAAGCGACAGTTCAATGAGGTCTATACGGATTACAAGGAAAAAAGAAATCAGTATTATAAGAACCTCGAGAAAAACCATAATGAGAATTTGGCGTATCGATTGGAGCTTATAGAAAACCTGAAAGGGCTTGTGAACGTGGACGAAGATATGAACACTACCTACAAGACCTTTAAGGAGATTCAGGAAAAATGGCGTAATGCAGGTCCCGTTCCTAGGGCGGAATACAACAATGTCTGGCGTACCTATCACCACCATATTGAAATATTTTATGATTTTCTACACCTAAATCGGGAGCTTAGAGATCTAGACTTTAAACACAATCTGGAAGAAAAATTGAAGATTGTGGAGCGCGCCGAGGCACTAGCCGTTGAGCCCGACTTGAACAAGGCCTTTAGGGAGCTTCAAGTGCTTCATAAAATCTGGAAAGAGGATATTGGTCCTGTTGGAAAAGAACACAGGGAAGACGTATGGGACCGATTCAGTGGCGCTACCAAGGTCATACATGAAAGAAGACAGGAATACTTCAAAGAGCTGGACAAACTCAGTGAAAAGAACCTTGAAAGGAAAAATGAAATTATACAGGAAATACTAAAACTTTCCGAAAACGTATCCAATAACCATGGGGGCATCCAAAAGCAGATCAAGCATTTGGAGGAATTAAGGGATCTTTTTTTTAAGGCAGGAAAAGTGCCTCAAAAAGACAATGAAAAGACGTGGAGCACCTTTAAGAACGCCGTACGATCCTTTAACAGAAACAAAAACGCCTTTTATAAAAACCTTAAGAAGGACCAACAAGACAATCTAGATAAGAAGAGGGCCTTATTGGATATAGCGGTTTCCTTAAAGGATAGCGAGGATTTTGAGACGGCCACAAATGAAATGAAGCGTATTCAAGGCGAATGGAAAAAAATTGGGCATGTGCCCAGAAAATATTCGGATAAACTTTGGAAAGATTTCAAGAACGCCTGTAACCATTATTTTGATAGATTACATGCTTCCAAGAATGACTCCTATAAGGAAGAATTGGAGAACCTTGACAAAAAAGAAGCCATTCTCAAGAATCTTAAAGAATTTAAGCTAAGCGGTAAAAAGGAAAATGATATTAAGGAAATCCAAAAAATGCTGGATGCATGGAAGGTAATTGGCCATGTCCCCTTTAAACAAAAAATTATCAATCAAAAGTTCAATAAAATAATCGATGCGCTATTCACCAAATTGAATGTAAGCCCCCAAGAATCGGAATTGCTAAAGTACGGTAACAAAATCCAAAAGCTCAAGGAGGACGACAATCAAGAACTGGCCATTCAGAAGGAACGAAGCTTCATCAAGAAAAAAATCGAGGATAGTAAAAATGAAATAAGACAGCTAGAAAATAATCTCCAATTTTTCTCTGATGATTCTGAAAACAATCCTTTGGTTCAAGATGTAATAAACAGGGTAGAAAAACACAAAGAAGCCCTGGATTCCTGGAAAACAAAGCTTAAAAAATTGAATATTTTGAGGAACAACCTAGAAAAGGATGCGGAAGAAGAAAGTGATTTTCCTAAGGAGGAGTAA
- a CDS encoding DUF3124 domain-containing protein — MKCTLIYPLMVLFALGMIGCNSGKERTEGPLSKIDWSNKEVNLDQRDSLITGKSYLSVYSQIYSYTEHTSIDLTATVSMRNINAARKLYLLKADYFDTKGNRIHSYIEKPIEISELETLEIVIAEFDRQGGTGANFIFEWAIEPQSAPPIFEAVMISTYGQQGLSFTTQGHQIK; from the coding sequence ATGAAATGTACTTTAATTTACCCTTTAATGGTACTATTTGCCCTTGGAATGATAGGCTGTAATTCTGGAAAGGAAAGAACGGAGGGACCATTGTCCAAAATAGATTGGAGCAACAAAGAGGTAAATCTGGACCAAAGGGATTCATTGATTACTGGCAAAAGCTATCTATCCGTTTATTCCCAAATATATAGTTACACGGAACACACCTCCATCGATTTGACCGCTACGGTTAGCATGCGAAATATAAATGCAGCCAGGAAACTATATCTACTAAAGGCGGATTATTTTGATACGAAAGGAAACAGAATACACTCCTATATTGAAAAGCCAATAGAAATTTCCGAATTGGAAACCTTGGAAATAGTGATTGCGGAATTTGACAGACAAGGAGGTACGGGAGCAAATTTTATTTTCGAATGGGCTATTGAACCTCAAAGCGCACCCCCTATTTTTGAGGCAGTAATGATTTCCACCTATGGCCAACAGGGATTATCGTTTACCACGCAAGGACATCAAATAAAATAA